The stretch of DNA GCTTTGATATGCTTGGCTCGGTTGCAGTCATGATGCATGTAATGGCAGAGCTTGTGCAGGAAGAGCTGCCATGCAAGGTCATGCTTGCGCTCGTGCCGGATGAGGAAAAAGGCGGGCAAAAAGGAACCAAATATTTAGTTGAACACGGCCTGCTTGGAGACGTTGTGATTTGCGGAGAAACGACAAACCTTGATATTGCTGTACAGGCAAAGGGGGTCCTTCAGGTGGAAATCCAAATTGAAGGGGTTTCCGCTCACGGCAGCCGGCCATGGCTTGGTGATAATGCAATTTTAAATGCGGTTGAAACGTACAAACGAATTGAAGAACTGCCGATCTTCAGCGTAAGTACGCCGTATTTTGAGCATCCATCGCTTAATCTTGCCCGGATTGAAGCCGGACAGGCGATCAACCAAGTACCGGACTGCTGTATTATGGATCTTGATATTCGGTACCTGCCCGGTCAGGACCCGGCAGTGCTGCTTAAAGAAATAAAAGGGGTCGTCAATGGCACGGTTCGCGTATTAAGCGAGGGAGAACCGGTACAGACGAATCCGAATCATCCATTAATTAAGCGTCTTCAGCAGGCAGCGGAGCATGTATCTGGACGGAATATTCAAATGTTTGGCCAGCATGGAGCGGCTGACACGCGTTTTTACGCTGCCCGAGACATTCCCGCAGTAGAGTTTGGGCCATGCGGTGCCAATCATCACGGTAAAAACGAATATGTCGATACTGACTCTCTAGTGACTTTTAAAGAAATCTTAACCGACTACATTTTCCGGTTTTAGTGAAAATTGGCTGCCTTTTATCCGGCAGCCGATTTTTTATAAAATGGGAGACAGCAGACGGGCCAGTGATTCTCCAATCCGCTTAAAGAAGGTCCGGTGCTCAAAGCGTTCGCGAGTAATGGGTACAGAATCAGCAAAGTCATGGAGAAAATCAATTTCAAGTTTTTCTACAGCCGGGGTCCGGTTATACATAAATGTCATAAGTTCATGATTTAATCGAAAGCTCCGAACGTCAAAATTTGCTGTTCCCACAATCGCATGCACATTGTCAATCAGCAGTACTTTTGCATGCGTAAACGAGTCATCCCGGTAAGCAAACACTTTTACGCCGGCGCTAAGCAAATCTTTAAAATAAGAATTTGTTCCATAAAATGAAATCGCCCTGTCACCTTTTCCCGGTACAATAACGCGCACGTCTTTTCCGCTTCTGGCTGCTACACGAATAGCTGCCAGCGCTTCATCATCCGGCACAAAGTATGGAGTAGTAAGCCAAATTGATTTTTCAGCGGATTGAATCATTTCCAGCATCGCATCCCGGACGTCACGTTCTTCATTATAGGGGCCGCCGTAAACGGTTTGCACCATTTGATCGGCTTCATCCACTTTTGCGGGAAAATACGCTTCAAATCGAAACGGTTCTTTCAATTCGTCAAGCAAGGATGATTTTGCTCCTGTTGCGTGGATCCAGTCTGTTATAAATGCTTCCTGAAGCTGGTGAACAGCCGGTCCATGAATACGGATATGGGTGTCCCGCCACTTTTTAAATTGAGGGGCGTTGCTGCAATATTCTTCACCGACATTCAGTCCGCCTGTGAAGCCGGTATGCCCATCCACAACGACCATTTTACGATGGTTGCGCAAGTTAGCAGTACGCGTGAGCCATGGGGATATAATCGAATCAAATGCATAAGCTTCAATACCTGCATCACGCATCGGCTTTAAAAAAGATTTTGGCAGGCTTGAACAGCCCAGACCGTCAAAAAGAAAACGGATGTGAACGTTCGCTTTTGCCCGTTCAATAAGCGCATCGCGAATTTGGATAGAAATATTATCGTCCCGGAAAATATAATATTGAATATGAATGTGGTGTTCCGCATGCCGAATCGCATCTAAAATTGCTGGAAACGTTTCATCTCCGTTTGTTAAAACATCTACTTTATTGCCAGACATCGCCTCGAAGCCAGTCATATTTCGAATATTTTTCGCCTCTGGAAGCTGGTCAGATATATCCCATTCTTTTCCTAGATGACGCATGGTGGTGATAAATTTAACGGTTTCCGAGACAACCTGCTTTGGCAGCAGCCGTCTTCTTGGATCCCGTCCAAATACGGCATACAAGACAGCGCCGGCAAGCGGAAATGCAAGGACAATTGCACTCCATGCTACCTTTGAGTTGGTCCCGCGTGAATCAAACAGAAGGAGATTTATGACAACTAAAACGGAAACCCCGACAGCTAAATACGTAAAGGCAACCGATAACTCATTGGAATAAAAACGAATTGAAAAATAAATTAACCCCATACAGATGACCAGTACAAACAGTTGTACAATCTTTTCTCTCATGACTGTCCCACCCTTTTACAATGCTTGTCCCTGACGGATTTATCCCGAAAAGAAAGCACTTTATCAATGTTTCCATTAGTTTACCCAAAAATTTCATTGATGCGACCGTTGAAATTTAAAAAAGGGTGCGTTATAGTTTAAATAAGATAAATGAATGAGTATTCATTCAAAAAGGGGGCTCATTTGTGATTCAGCTTATTCGTAAAGCGGCTGTGATCGGATCAGGAGTCATGGGTTCAGGTATTGCTGCCCACTTAGCCAATGCAGGCATTCCCGTTTTGCTTCTTGACCGGGTACTAGAAGGTGAAAAGAACCGCAGCTCTCTTTCCGAAAAAGCAATTCGGGAGCTGTCTGGACAAAAACCGGCTCCGCTTGCTTTAAAAGATTATGCTGCCTTGATTAAAGCAGGTAACCTTGAAGACGACGCAGACAAATTAGCGGATGCAGACTGGATCATTGAAGTGGTTGTTGAGCGGCTTGATGTAAAAAAAGATATTTTAGCGCTTGTAGATGTCCATCGCAAAACCGGAAGCATTGTTTCTTCCAATACATCCGGAATTTCGATTGAAGCGATGACTGAAGGACGCAGCGAGGATTTTAAAAAGCATTTTCTTGGTACACACTTTTTTAATCCGCCCAGGTATTTAAAGCTGCTTGAACTGATTCCCACACCTTGTACCAATCCGGATGTGACTGATTTTATGAAATCAGTTGGGGAGAACATCCTTGGCAAAGGAGTGGTGATTGCAAAAGATACACCTAACTTTATTGCCAACCGGATCGGCACGTACGGCTTATTAAAAACAATGCACGTCATGGAGGAAATGAATCTCTCATTCGGAGAAGCAGATTCGGTTACAGGACCGCTCATTGGAAGGCCGAAAAGCGCAACTTTTCGTACGCTTGATGTAGTGGGGATCGATACATTTATTCATGTAGCGGAAAATGTATATGAACAGGCGGATGGAGAGGAAAAAGTCGTATTTACAGTGCCAAAACTGCTTGTGCAAATGCAGAAAAATGGCTGGATTGGCGCAAAAGCAGGGCAGGGTTTTTTTAAGAAAGAAGGGCAAACGATTTTAGAGCTGAATGCTCAAACGATGGAATACGGTCCACGTAAGAAATTGAAAGCGGATTCAGTGGAACGTGCCAAGCAGCAAAAAGGATCGGCCAAATGGAAAACACTCCTGTACGCCAAAGACGAGGCGGGCACTTTTCTTTGGCGGGTACTTGCTCCGACGCTTCTTTACTCGGCAGCGCTTACCGGAAAAATCGCCGACGATATTGTTGCGATTGACCGGGCAATGAAGTGGGGGTTCGGCTGGAAGGAAGGCCCGTTTGAAATCTGGGACCAAATCGGCCGAAACGAATCCATTGCCAGAATGGAAGCAGAAGGGCTGAAGGTGCCGGCCTGGGTAAAAGAAATGAAAGATTCCTTTTATAAATATGATTGTTATTACGATCCGCTGACTAAATCCTATAAGCCTGTACCTCAGGACAAAAAAGTGATTTATTTGTCAAAAGGAACAGCTGTTATCAAGGAAAACAGTGGAGCACGGCTGCATGATATCGGCGACGGGGCAGCGCTGCTTGAATTTACTTCGCCGAACAACGCGATTGGTCTCGATATTATTCAAATGATCAATCTCTCGATAGAAGAAGTGGAAAAAAACTATCAGGCCCTCGTGATCGGCAACCAGGGCAAAAACTTTTGTGTTGGTGCAAATCTGGCGCTTATTTTAATGGCGGCGCAGGATGAGGACCTTTGGGAAATTGAAGCAACCGTTAAACAGTTTCAGCAGGCGATGATGAACATTAAATACAGTCCAAAGCCTGTTGTAGCCGCACCGTTTGGTATGACGCTCGGCGGCGGAGCGGAAGTGTGCCTGCCGGCCGCCCACATCCAGGCCGCCCATGAAACGTATATAGGTCTTGTTGAAGCTGGCGTTGGCTTGATTCCCGGAGGAGGAGGCAATAAAGAACTTTATATCCGCTGCTTGAACCAAATGCCCGGGGAAGATCTGCAGGCGGCTGCAAACAAAGCGTTCGAAACGATTGCCCTGGCACACGTATCTACTTCAGCAGCAGAAGCACGCAAACGCGGGTTTCTTTATCGATCGGACGGAATCAGTTTAAACGGCGACCATGTGCTTTATGAAGCAAAAAAAGCTGCACTTCACTTAGCAGATACAGGCTATAGAGCGCCGATTCGAAAAAAAATTCCGGTCACCGGAGAAACGGGTTATGCCACGATGCTGATGGGAGCCCGGTCCATGCACACAGCAGGTTTTATTTCCGACCATGATTTTGAAATTGCCCAAAAACTCGCTTGGGTCATTGCCGGAGGACGAGTGCCGTTTGGAACGGAAGTAGAGGAAGAGTATTTGCTGGAGCTTGAGCGAGCGGCGTTTTTACAGCTGGCCGCCTTGCCGAAAACACAGCAGCGCATGCAGCACATGCTCTTGAAAGGAAAGCCACTTCGCAACTAAAAGGGGGATTTCAGTGAAAGAAGCGGTGATTGTAGCAGGGGCGCGGACACCGGTCGGCCGGGCTAAAAAAGGAACACTCCGCCATACACGTCCAGACGATCTCGGTGCACTCGTTGTGCGGGAAACAGTAAAACGGGCAGGAGAATACAGCGGAGACATTGATGATTTGATTATCGGCTGCGCGATGCCTGAGGCCGAACAGGGGTTAAATGTAGCCCGGAATATTGGGGCGCTTGCCGGCCTGCCGCATGACGTTCCGGCTGTAACCATTAACAGGTACTGTTCATCCGGTCTTCAGTCCATTGCGTATGCGGCAGAGCGGATTATGCTCGGCTATGCCCGAACGATTATCGCCGGCGGAGTGGAATCAATGAGCCTTGTCCCGATGATGGGGCATGTAGCTCGTCTTAACGTAAAAATCGCCGAAGAAATGCCCCAGTACTATATGTCCATGGGCCATACTGCAGAAGAAGTCGCCAAAAAGTATGGCATTTCCCGTAAAGATCAGGATGCCTTTGCTGTTGAAAGTCATAAAAAAGCCGGCCGCGCCATTGCCGAAGGAAAATTTAACGACGAAATTGTACCGGTGGGCGTTACATTCAGGCACATAGGAGAGGGTTTGCGCGTACAGGAAGAGCAAGTCACTTTTTCAATGGATGAAGGTGTGCGCCGCGAAACATCTATGGAAGCACTCGCCAAGCTTCGTCCTGCTTTTTCTGCCGCTGGATCTGTTACAGCAGGGAACGCGTCCCAGACATCTGACGGAGCCGCGGCGGTCATGGTCATGGAGCGGGAGCAGGCGGATGCCCTTGGCTTAAAACCACTTGCCAGGTTTCGTTCCTTTGCGGTCGCAGGTGTACCGCCGGAAGTGATGGGCATCGGCCCAGTCGCCGCTATACCAAAAGCCTTGAAAATGGCAGGACTTCATCTTAAAGATATTGACTTGTTTGAATTAAACGAAGCCTTTGCTTCCCAAGCGCTTGGCGTCATACAGACGCTAGGCCTTGATATGGATAAAGTGAATGTAAACGGGGGTGCGATTGCCCTTGGCCATCCGCTTGGCTGTACAGGCACGAAGCTGACATTAACGCTTATCCATGAATTAGCACGGCGCGGCGGGCAGTTCGGCGTAGTCACAATGTGTATTGGCGGTGGCATGGGAGCCGCTGGTGTATTTGAACGGATTACGTAAAAGGGGGAAAAGGTATGGCAGCAAAAGGTGGTTCCTTTTTAATCGAAGACGTTCCATGCAGCGCAGTATTTACCCCGGAAGAATTTTCAGACGAACAGAAAATGATTGCTAAAACAACAGAAGAATTTGTGCTAAACAGCGTCATGCCACAGGTGCCCTTTCTTGAAAAGCATGAATTTGACCGGTCGGTAAAACTGCTGCAGGAAGCAGGAGAACTTGGGCTCCTTGCCGCAGATGTACCGGAAGAATACGGAGGCTTAAGTCTTGATAAAATAAGCTCAGCGTTAATCGCAGAAAAACTGGCCGCTGCCGGCGGATTTTCGATCTCACACGGAGCGCATGTCGGTATCGGCTCGCTGCCGATCGTGTTGTTTGGCAATGAAGATCAAAAAAAAGCGTATCTCCCGGACC from Domibacillus sp. DTU_2020_1001157_1_SI_ALB_TIR_016 encodes:
- a CDS encoding M20 family metallopeptidase, producing MKESIISLTRKLIEFRTVEKERINEAAEYCAEWLTANGVHARVINNEGLKSVVSVIGEKGPTVILNGHLDVVPAGPDQFIPYVAEGKLYGRGSFDMLGSVAVMMHVMAELVQEELPCKVMLALVPDEEKGGQKGTKYLVEHGLLGDVVICGETTNLDIAVQAKGVLQVEIQIEGVSAHGSRPWLGDNAILNAVETYKRIEELPIFSVSTPYFEHPSLNLARIEAGQAINQVPDCCIMDLDIRYLPGQDPAVLLKEIKGVVNGTVRVLSEGEPVQTNPNHPLIKRLQQAAEHVSGRNIQMFGQHGAADTRFYAARDIPAVEFGPCGANHHGKNEYVDTDSLVTFKEILTDYIFRF
- the cls gene encoding cardiolipin synthase, with protein sequence MREKIVQLFVLVICMGLIYFSIRFYSNELSVAFTYLAVGVSVLVVINLLLFDSRGTNSKVAWSAIVLAFPLAGAVLYAVFGRDPRRRLLPKQVVSETVKFITTMRHLGKEWDISDQLPEAKNIRNMTGFEAMSGNKVDVLTNGDETFPAILDAIRHAEHHIHIQYYIFRDDNISIQIRDALIERAKANVHIRFLFDGLGCSSLPKSFLKPMRDAGIEAYAFDSIISPWLTRTANLRNHRKMVVVDGHTGFTGGLNVGEEYCSNAPQFKKWRDTHIRIHGPAVHQLQEAFITDWIHATGAKSSLLDELKEPFRFEAYFPAKVDEADQMVQTVYGGPYNEERDVRDAMLEMIQSAEKSIWLTTPYFVPDDEALAAIRVAARSGKDVRVIVPGKGDRAISFYGTNSYFKDLLSAGVKVFAYRDDSFTHAKVLLIDNVHAIVGTANFDVRSFRLNHELMTFMYNRTPAVEKLEIDFLHDFADSVPITRERFEHRTFFKRIGESLARLLSPIL
- a CDS encoding 3-hydroxyacyl-CoA dehydrogenase/enoyl-CoA hydratase family protein; translation: MIQLIRKAAVIGSGVMGSGIAAHLANAGIPVLLLDRVLEGEKNRSSLSEKAIRELSGQKPAPLALKDYAALIKAGNLEDDADKLADADWIIEVVVERLDVKKDILALVDVHRKTGSIVSSNTSGISIEAMTEGRSEDFKKHFLGTHFFNPPRYLKLLELIPTPCTNPDVTDFMKSVGENILGKGVVIAKDTPNFIANRIGTYGLLKTMHVMEEMNLSFGEADSVTGPLIGRPKSATFRTLDVVGIDTFIHVAENVYEQADGEEKVVFTVPKLLVQMQKNGWIGAKAGQGFFKKEGQTILELNAQTMEYGPRKKLKADSVERAKQQKGSAKWKTLLYAKDEAGTFLWRVLAPTLLYSAALTGKIADDIVAIDRAMKWGFGWKEGPFEIWDQIGRNESIARMEAEGLKVPAWVKEMKDSFYKYDCYYDPLTKSYKPVPQDKKVIYLSKGTAVIKENSGARLHDIGDGAALLEFTSPNNAIGLDIIQMINLSIEEVEKNYQALVIGNQGKNFCVGANLALILMAAQDEDLWEIEATVKQFQQAMMNIKYSPKPVVAAPFGMTLGGGAEVCLPAAHIQAAHETYIGLVEAGVGLIPGGGGNKELYIRCLNQMPGEDLQAAANKAFETIALAHVSTSAAEARKRGFLYRSDGISLNGDHVLYEAKKAALHLADTGYRAPIRKKIPVTGETGYATMLMGARSMHTAGFISDHDFEIAQKLAWVIAGGRVPFGTEVEEEYLLELERAAFLQLAALPKTQQRMQHMLLKGKPLRN
- a CDS encoding acetyl-CoA C-acetyltransferase, which codes for MKEAVIVAGARTPVGRAKKGTLRHTRPDDLGALVVRETVKRAGEYSGDIDDLIIGCAMPEAEQGLNVARNIGALAGLPHDVPAVTINRYCSSGLQSIAYAAERIMLGYARTIIAGGVESMSLVPMMGHVARLNVKIAEEMPQYYMSMGHTAEEVAKKYGISRKDQDAFAVESHKKAGRAIAEGKFNDEIVPVGVTFRHIGEGLRVQEEQVTFSMDEGVRRETSMEALAKLRPAFSAAGSVTAGNASQTSDGAAAVMVMEREQADALGLKPLARFRSFAVAGVPPEVMGIGPVAAIPKALKMAGLHLKDIDLFELNEAFASQALGVIQTLGLDMDKVNVNGGAIALGHPLGCTGTKLTLTLIHELARRGGQFGVVTMCIGGGMGAAGVFERIT